In the Bombiscardovia apis genome, GGCTGTTCTTAGGTTCTTCGATGACTTACACCTGCGCTGTCTTTGACAAGCCTGATGCCCCCTTGGAAGACGCTCAGTGGCATAAACTCAACATGGTCCTAGATAAGATGAATCTCAAAGACGGAGATCGCTTACTCGACATCGGCTGCGGATGGGGTTCTATGGAGATTGCAGCTGCCCGTCGTGGCATCCATGTTATCGGCGTGACTTTGGCGGAAGAGCAGGTGGAATGGGGCCAGGAGTGGATTCGGCGCGAGGGCTTCCAGGACTTAGCCGAGATTCGACTGATGGACTACCGCGATGTTCCTGAGAGCAACTTCGATGGCATCTGCTCTATTGGCATGATGGAGCACGTTGGCTTTAAACAATACCCTGCTTACTTCCACGAAATGATGGACAAGCTACGCCCCGGCGGTATCTTGCTTAACCATCAGATTACTCGTACCAATTCACACGACGGTAAGCGAGCTGGCGGTTTCATCGACCGTTACATCTTCCCAGACGGTGAGTTGGCAAGCCCAGCTGAGATTGAGATGACCATTCAAGACAACGGTTTTGAAGTTATCACGCAAGAAAATCTACGCCAACATTATGCCTTAACGCTCAAGCATTGGACGGAAAACCTTCAGGATAACTGGGAAACTGCCCGTAAGATGGTCGGCGAGCCCAAGGCTCGTTTGTGGGGCTTATACATGGCTGCCTCACGCTTCAACTTTGAATTGAATACCATTCAGATTCACCAGTTCCAGTGTATTAAACCTAATCCTGCTACAGGCACCATTACATACCCTCTGCGCCCCTGGTGGGAGCGTTAGATTACCTTGGAGTTGCGCTATGTGCCCCACCTACTTCTCGGTGGGGCTTTTGTATGAGCAAGACTCTGCAAATAGCAAATGGGGCCCCTTTCAGGAGCCCCACGCGTGTATCGTTAACTACTTATTCTTGTTCCGCATCATTCTTGTTGCGACCAGAGCGGTAAGCTCCGTACATAAGCGCAGCTGCAAGAGCGGTCAGAATCACGGCAGCAACTACAAACCCAGCCACAGCAGAGCCTGTAGCAACTAACGGACCGGAAGGTGCATAGCACGGTTCTGGTACGACGCACTTCGGGCAACTCACTGGGGTAACAGCAGGAGCAGCCGGATCTGGAGCCTTAGGCTTTGGCCTTGTCTTAGGATAAGCCGGTACAGGAGCAGCTTTCGGCTTCTTTGGTGTAGGCTGAATCGGTTGTTCCGGAGCCTTGTTGACTTTCACCTTAGGATAAACGACTAGGTTGTAGTCGGGGCTTCCTTTGTCTTTGCTAGGCAGCTGAACAATGAATGCATCTGCGGTTGCACTCGTGTCTTTGGGAGCGCCAACAAATTGGAGAAGCCAGTAAGTAGTTGTATATGTTCCCTCAGGAGACACATCCATGGGGAAGCTGGCGGGAGTTCCGCCATTCAAAGTATTGTCTTTGGGATCGTAGGTTGCACCAGCAAGCCAAGTGCCGGCTCCTACTTCGGTTTTCACAGTAATGGTTCCTTGATCATCTGTGGAACCATAGTAGATAGTGGACTGATCATTGGCCCTATCCAAGTAGTCAGTCAACTTAGCTAGTACTTTTTCAGTGGTTTCCTGGTTAGGAGCGGGAACCTCTGGATCAAGAATGGTCTGCATCGCGTCGTAGCTCAGCTTAGTGGCGCTATATACATAGCCTGCACCAACTGGCTTGGCATCTTTGGGCAGCATTTCTTGTACTTGGTCTACACCCGTAGCGTCGGACGTTGAACCATTTTCTTGCACATGCACAGTAAGAGCGGGGGATTGCTGAGAAGGTGCATCATCGGCTCGGGCTTGCACTGGATGCAGCCCGACTATTACGGCTAGCGCCAGCAAGCATGCCAATATATTGGCGCCTACTGCTGGAACTTTCGCTTTCAGCCTCATGTGACACTCCCCATTACTATTAACGATCGGTCCTCGAACCCTCTCGGGCAACTCTCAACTACAAGTTAAGAACCGCTATTCCCTCTCACTGCTCTCTCTTTCAGTGAGAGGCTCCCAAGCCCGCCCGGAGACGGGCTCAAGAACTTCTGGATTCATTATAAATCCAAAGCCATACTTCAAGAGTCACGGTTGCTAGTATACCTTGCGGCAGACTAGCAACCGTTTCTCTGATTACTGCCAGCTATAGAGCAGTAATCCGCTCTGATTCAAAGAATCAGATGTTGCGGGCCACAGAGGAGCTCTTGCGGTTTCGAACAACCAGCACGCCACCCATGATAGCCAAGCCAACAACGAGCAGCAGGAGAATACCCTTACCACCAGTCAAAGGAAGGCTGATAGGAGCATTCTGACCGTCAGCGAAGTTAGCCAGAGCGTTATCGATGGAAATCGGAGTGCCGGAAGCATCTACGATCGTGGCATCAATTGCGGAAGGCTTGTAAGCTCCGAAGTTAGGAGTTGCGACGGGGTGAATACCGGTGGGGTACATGGCGATAACCTGAGCATCGGTGACAGTGTTGGTGTCAGCGATGTCGGAGAAGTCGACACCATTGAAGCCAGCGACTGGCTGCTGGTAGCCAGCAGGAGCCTGGACCTCACGGAGACGGTACTTGCCCAAATTGGCACCCGTACGAGCATCGAGCCTGACAGGCAGACCAATGAAGGTCACGAGACCGTTAGCGTTGGAGGTAGCGGTCATCAGGGTCTTACCATCGTTGACAGCAGCGAAGGTGCCATCGTCTGCCAAGAACTTATCAGCATTGGCAGGATCTTCGAGCATGAACTTTGCACCTTGCACCACGTGGCCATCGGTGGTTACCTTAGCGAACTGGTAGCCAGCGGAAGGCACCTGACCACCTGCGTGGGGGGGATTGGTGTGAGACGAGCAGTTAGCGTTGTCAGAAGCAGCGGTGTTGGTAAGGAAGCCGCCCTGGTTGCCTTGAGAATCACCATTAGCGGTCACAGTCGACTTAATGGTCATAACAAAGCGAGGGTTGGACATCGAAGCAGCATTCATAGCATTAACCAATGCTGTGTTGGTGGTATCGTGCTTGAACGCGGCAGACACGTAAGTGCTGTCATCAGGGGTGATGTTGCTGGTGAACATGTCGGTGGTGCCATCCAAAGCCTTCGGATTAGTACCATTAGGACCAGCGATGGTCGCTTCGGTGCCTACCGGTGTAGAGATAGTTGCACCGTTAGCGTCTTCGTAGCGGAATTCTACGCCAACGTTAGCAGTGGTGGTGGTCAGAGCCGAACCCAGACGATCAGCCATAATCAGGTAGTTGGCAGACGCATAGCTTGCAGTATTCTTGATGTCATCAAGATAGAGCTTGTTGTCGTTTGGTACAGGAGTGCCCGTTTCAAGAGCATTCGTAACTTCCCAGGTAACTTCATCGCCAACTACAGCAATGTTCTCAGCAGGATCGAAGTTATTGCCGTTAATCTTAACAGCTTCCTTGGTCAGCTGCTGATCCAAGACGTTCTTCGGGAAGATGTGGAGGTGGTGAATATAGCCAGTCTCCACAGTACCGCCGTTGTCGCCAGTGGTCAGGAAGGGCATGGAGAAGATGGACTTCTCAGCAGACGAATAACCGGCATCGGTGTAAGGAGAAGCAACCTCTTCAAGGATCCAGTACTTAAGATCCGTACCGAAATCAGCGACTGCAACATCAGCAGGGTTGCTGCCGGCAGCAGTGGCCTGTTCCTTCCACTTAGCAGCATCAGCACCCAAACCGCCCACTACAGAAGCTGCAGGAGTAGTCTGCCAAATGCCGAGCTTGCCGTTATCAGTACCAGCAGTACCGTTGACAATCTTACCGTTGGCATCAGTTACACCGTAGACATCAACACCACCCGAAACAAACTGATAGTTACCAGTAGTAGGGCTAGATGCTGTGGCATCCATGTCGCTGGGCTGGTGACCAGCAGTGGCTTCAACCTGACGCAGGCGGAATGCAACGTGCACACCGACGGGAGTACCGGGCTTCTTGTCGCCGATAGTACCGGTTGCGGAAGCACCAGCAGCGTTCTGGAGGTACTTGGTAACGTCGAGCTTAGCAGCGTGAGCACCAAGAGTGGTGCTGAACTGATCATCGGTGTCAAAAGTTGGAGTAGCTTGTGCACCAGGAGCGGCAACCAAGAAGGCTGCTGCCGAGGTGAGCACGGCTACGGAGAGTCCGAGAACCCGCTTTGCGAGGTTCACGCTCCCAGCGTTCTCATTGTGAATACGCATTGAATGCGTCCCTTTCTCTTACATTATCTATAGCGCGGTCTAAAACCGGATTTTCCCCCATGTCCCCCACTGATAACAACAGTACTGCAATCAGCGTCGGTTAGACTCCGCACAGGGACAGTATACCCATAATTTTCCTCAGAGGGCAAATAATGACACGGTTCGAGCCCTACTCACGTAAAGACTTTGTAACTACACAAGTGTGATTACGAACGAGCAAGCAACCACTCAGCGCTCAACGAGCGGATTGTCTACGGTTGCGCCAGAGGCAAGCACCGCCGAAGCAAACCAGCCAAATAAGGCCACAAATGGCGGAAACTCGGGTGTCAGCAGCTAGGAAGAGCGAGGCATACACAAACACGAAGAAAGCGATTGCTAAAGCACCAGTCCACTTATATGCCGGCATGAGGAAACCATCTTCCATAAAATC is a window encoding:
- a CDS encoding class I SAM-dependent methyltransferase, translated to MNARSMTVAQMVSTFLEPDAPVQVRAFDGSQFGSSDAPLHLEVKSSRAMYYIAENPNDLGLARAYLQGDLDSPELLPGNPYDVFHKLVALKDYMKKPSKADIAHIAAAVFSHGIHVPDPPEIEGPSLFTRLREGIRPHTRRGDAATVSYHYDQSNDFYRLFLGSSMTYTCAVFDKPDAPLEDAQWHKLNMVLDKMNLKDGDRLLDIGCGWGSMEIAAARRGIHVIGVTLAEEQVEWGQEWIRREGFQDLAEIRLMDYRDVPESNFDGICSIGMMEHVGFKQYPAYFHEMMDKLRPGGILLNHQITRTNSHDGKRAGGFIDRYIFPDGELASPAEIEMTIQDNGFEVITQENLRQHYALTLKHWTENLQDNWETARKMVGEPKARLWGLYMAASRFNFELNTIQIHQFQCIKPNPATGTITYPLRPWWER
- a CDS encoding SpaA isopeptide-forming pilin-related protein translates to MRIHNENAGSVNLAKRVLGLSVAVLTSAAAFLVAAPGAQATPTFDTDDQFSTTLGAHAAKLDVTKYLQNAAGASATGTIGDKKPGTPVGVHVAFRLRQVEATAGHQPSDMDATASSPTTGNYQFVSGGVDVYGVTDANGKIVNGTAGTDNGKLGIWQTTPAASVVGGLGADAAKWKEQATAAGSNPADVAVADFGTDLKYWILEEVASPYTDAGYSSAEKSIFSMPFLTTGDNGGTVETGYIHHLHIFPKNVLDQQLTKEAVKINGNNFDPAENIAVVGDEVTWEVTNALETGTPVPNDNKLYLDDIKNTASYASANYLIMADRLGSALTTTTANVGVEFRYEDANGATISTPVGTEATIAGPNGTNPKALDGTTDMFTSNITPDDSTYVSAAFKHDTTNTALVNAMNAASMSNPRFVMTIKSTVTANGDSQGNQGGFLTNTAASDNANCSSHTNPPHAGGQVPSAGYQFAKVTTDGHVVQGAKFMLEDPANADKFLADDGTFAAVNDGKTLMTATSNANGLVTFIGLPVRLDARTGANLGKYRLREVQAPAGYQQPVAGFNGVDFSDIADTNTVTDAQVIAMYPTGIHPVATPNFGAYKPSAIDATIVDASGTPISIDNALANFADGQNAPISLPLTGGKGILLLLVVGLAIMGGVLVVRNRKSSSVARNI